One window from the genome of Megalobrama amblycephala isolate DHTTF-2021 linkage group LG4, ASM1881202v1, whole genome shotgun sequence encodes:
- the LOC125267456 gene encoding uncharacterized protein LOC125267456 isoform X6 — protein MFTHLISSLSLYFIVSQLQIAYSHFTITSNIGIYWSMSTMPSIYSDELTMALAAGKWWAMVEIAFPISEEPEYGGMWGDLVEAQDTLCPTSLVFSDASEKAQRRSQHAGFSDATRKTTKRSRQKIAQGGSVPARSKQGASVPDWSPHGTPVAAPKDNAGVDPKGVPVHSGTPQRAPVPDWSPHGTPVAAPKDNVGLCQAPPQKLYVETHNLNEKMQQQNFNLESHNHQASRRRPEIRSSLRRGSQLSRKKTSDNAGVDPKGVPVHSGAPQVAPVPDGSPHGTPVAAPKVLYVETNNLNEKTEQQNFNLESHNHQASRRRPEIRSSLRRGSQLSRKTTSDNAGVDPKSVPVHSGTPQVAPVPDGSPHGTPVAAPKDNVGLCQAPPQKLYVETDNLNEKTQQQNFNLESHNHQASRRRPEIRSSLRRGSQLSRKKTSDNTGVDPKSVPVHSGAPQVAPVPDGSPHGTPVAAPKVLYVETNNLNEKTEQQNFNMESHNRQASRRRPEIRSSLRRGSQLSRKTTSDNAGVDPKSVPVHSGAPQVAPVPDGSPHGTPVAAPKVLYVETNNLNEKTEQQNFNLESHNHQASRRRPEIRSSLRRGSQLSRKTTSDNAGVDPKSVPVHSGTPQVAPVPDGSPHGTPVAAPKDNVGLCQAPPQKLYVETDNLNEKTQQQNFNLESHNHQASRRRPEIRSSLRRGSQLSRKKTSDNTGVDPKSVPVHSGAPQVAPVPDGSPHGTPVAAPKVLYVETNNLNEKTEQQNFNMESHNRQASRRRPEIRSSLRRGSQLSRKTTSDNAGVDPKSVPVHSGAPQVAPVPDGSPHGTPVAAPKVLYVETVNLNEKMQEQNLNLESHNHQASRRRPEIRSSLRRGSQLSRKKTSDNAGVDPKGVPVHSETPQGAPVPDGSPHGTPVAAPKVLYVETVNLNEKVQEQNFNMESHNHQSSRRRPEIRSSLRRGSQLSHKKTSDNAGVDLKGVPVHSGTPQGAPVPDGSPHGTPVAAPKVLYVETVNLNEKGQEQNFNMESHNHQSSRRRPEIRSSLRRGSQLSRKKTSDNAGVDPKGVPVHSETPQGAPVPDGSPHGTPVAAPKVLYVETVNLNEKVQEQNFNMESHNHQSSRRRPEIRSSLRRGSQLSHKKTSDNAGVDLKGVPVHSGTPQGAPVPDGSPHGTPVAAPKVLYVETVNLNEKVQEQNFNMESHNHQSSRRRPEIRSSLRRGSQLSHKKTSDNAGVDLKGVPVHSGTPQVAPVPDGSPHGTPVAAPKVLYMETDNLNEKTQQQNLNLESHNHQASRWTPEIWSSLWCGSQLSRKRALDNAGVDPKGVPVHLGTPQVAPVPDGSPHGTPVAAPKVLYMETDNLNEKTQQQNLNLESHNHQASRRRPEIRSSLRRGSQLSRKKTLDNAGVDLKGVPVHSGTPKVAPVPDGSPHGTPVAAPKVLYVETVNLNEKTQQQNLNLESHNHQASRRRPEIRSSLRRGSQLSRKKTSDNAGVDLKGVPVHSGTPQVAPVPDGSPHGTPVAAPKVLYMETDNLNEKTQQQNLNLESHNHQASRRRHDIRSSLRRGSQLSRKKTSDNAGVDLKGVPVHSGTPKVAPVPDGSPHGTPVAAPKVLYVETVNLNEKTQQQNLNLESHNHQASRRRPEIRSSLRRGSQLSRKKTSDNAGVDLKGVPVHSGTPQVAPVPDGSPHGTPVAAPKVLYMETDNLNEKTQQQNLNLESHNHQASRRRPDIRSSLRRGSQLSRKKTLDNAGVDPKGVPVHLGTPQVAPVPDGSSHGTPVAAPKVLYMETDNLNEKTQQQQNLNLESHNHQASRRRPEIRSSLRRGSQLSRKKTSDNAGVDLKGVPVHSGTPKVAPVPDGSPHGTPVAAPKVLYVETVNLNEKTQQQNFNLESHNHQSSRWRPEIWSSLWRGSQLSRKRALDNEGVDQSPPRKKQRMAIEVKVQQSEQGSLTQMDHLCSMFTNFCIISNI, from the exons ATGTTTACTCATCTTATTTCTTCCCTTTCTCTTTATTTCATAGTTTCACAGTTACAGATTGCATATAGTCATTTCACCATCACATCAAACATTGGAATCTATTGGAGTATGTCAACCATGCCCAGTATTTATTCTGATGAGCTCACCATGGCCCTTGCTGCTGGAAAGTGGTGGGCGATGGTGGAAATTGCATTCCCTATATCCGAGGAGCCCGAGTATGGGGGCATGTGGGGGGATTTAGTGGAGGCTCAAGACACTTTATGCCCCACATCCCTGGTCTTCAGTGATGCATCTGAGAAGGCCCAGAGAAGGTCCCAGCACGCTGGCTTCTCAGATGCAACACGGAAGACCACAAAGCGGTCAAGGCAGAAGATTGCTCAGGGAGGCTCTGTCCCTGCCAGGTCCAAACAGGGAGCATCTGTGCCTGATTGGTCCCCACATGGGACACCTGTGGCTGCTCCAAAG GACAATGCAGGTGTGGACCCAAAAGGTGTGCCGGTGCATTCTGGGACCCCACAGCGAGCACCCGTGCCTGATTGGTCCCCACATGGGACACCTGTGGCTGCTCCAAAG GACAATGTAGGTCTGTGTCAGGCACCTCCACAAAAACTATATGTGGAAACTCACAACCTAAATGAAAAGATGCAGCAGCAGAACTTTAATCTGGAGAGCCACAACCATCAAGCTTCTCGGAGGAGACCGGAAATTCGGAGCAGCCTTCGGCGTGGGTCCCAGCTGAGCCGCAAAAAAACATCG GACAATGCAGGTGTGGACCCTAAAGGTGTGCCGGTGCATTCGGGGGCCCCACAGGTAGCACCCGTGCCTGATGGGTCCCCACATGGGACACCTGTGGCTGCTCCAAAGGTGCTATATGTGGAAACTAACAACCTAAATGAAAAGACTGAGCAGCAGAACTTTAATCTGGAGAGCCACAACCATCAAGCTTCTCGGAGGAGACCGGAAATTCGGAGCAGCCTTCGACGTGGGTCCCAGCTGAGCCGCAAAACAACATCG GACAATGCGGGTGTGGACCCTAAAAGTGTGCCGGTGCATTCGGGGACCCCACAGGTAGCACCCGTGCCTGATGGGTCCCCACATGGGACACCTGTGGCTGCTCCAAAG GACAATGTAGGTCTGTGTCAGGCACCTCCACAAAAACTATATGTGGAAACTGACAACCTAAATGAAAAGACGCAGCAGCAGAACTTTAATCTGGAGAGCCACAACCATCAAGCTTCTCGGAGGAGACCGGAAATTCGGAGCAGCCTTCGGCGTGGGTCCCAACTGAGTCGCAAAAAAACATCG GACAATACAGGTGTGGACCCTAAAAGTGTGCCGGTGCATTCGGGGGCCCCACAGGTAGCACCCGTGCCTGATGGGTCCCCACATGGGACACCTGTGGCTGCTCCAAAGGTGCTATATGTGGAAACTAACAACCTAAATGAAAAGACTGAGCAGCAGAACTTTAATATGGAGAGCCACAACCGTCAAGCTTCTCGGAGGAGACCGGAAATTCGGAGCAGCCTTCGGCGTGGGTCCCAGCTGAGCCGCAAAACAACATCG GACAATGCAGGTGTGGACCCTAAAAGTGTGCCGGTGCATTCGGGGGCCCCACAGGTAGCACCCGTGCCTGATGGGTCCCCACATGGGACACCTGTGGCTGCTCCAAAGGTGCTATATGTGGAAACTAACAACCTAAATGAAAAGACTGAGCAGCAGAACTTTAATCTGGAGAGCCACAACCATCAAGCTTCTCGGAGGAGACCGGAAATTCGGAGCAGCCTTCGACGTGGGTCCCAGCTGAGCCGCAAAACAACATCG GACAATGCGGGTGTGGACCCTAAAAGTGTGCCGGTGCATTCGGGGACCCCACAGGTAGCACCCGTGCCTGATGGGTCCCCACATGGGACACCTGTGGCTGCTCCAAAG GACAATGTAGGTCTGTGTCAGGCACCTCCACAAAAACTATATGTGGAAACTGACAACCTAAATGAAAAGACGCAGCAGCAGAACTTTAATCTGGAGAGCCACAACCATCAAGCTTCTCGGAGGAGACCGGAAATTCGGAGCAGCCTTCGGCGTGGGTCCCAACTGAGTCGCAAAAAAACATCG GACAATACAGGTGTGGACCCTAAAAGTGTGCCGGTGCATTCGGGGGCCCCACAGGTAGCACCCGTGCCTGATGGGTCCCCACATGGGACACCTGTGGCTGCTCCAAAGGTGCTATATGTGGAAACTAACAACCTAAATGAAAAGACTGAGCAGCAGAACTTTAATATGGAGAGCCACAACCGTCAAGCTTCTCGGAGGAGACCGGAAATTCGGAGCAGCCTTCGGCGTGGGTCCCAGCTGAGCCGCAAAACAACATCG GACAATGCAGGTGTGGACCCTAAAAGTGTGCCGGTGCATTCGGGGGCCCCACAGGTAGCACCCGTGCCTGATGGGTCCCCACATGGGACACCTGTGGCTGCTCCAAAGGTGCTATATGTGGAAACTGTCAACCTAAATGAAAAGATGCAGGAGCAGAACTTAAATCTGGAGAGCCACAACCATCAAGCTTCTCGGAGGAGACCGGAAATTCGGAGCAGCCTTCGGCGTGGGTCCCAGCTGAGCCGCAAAAAAACATCG GACAATGCAGGTGTGGACCCTAAAGGTGTGCCGGTGCATTCAGAGACCCCACAGGGAGCACCCGTGCCTGATGGGTCCCCACATGGGACACCTGTGGCTGCTCCAAAGGTGCTATATGTGGAAACTGTCAACCTAAATGAAAAGGTGCAGGAGCAGAACTTTAATATGGAGAGCCACAACCATCAATCTTCCCGGAGGAGACCGGAAATTCGGAGCAGCCTTCGGCGTGGGTCCCAGCTGAGCCACAAAAAAACATCG GACAATGCAGGTGTGGACCTTAAAGGTGTGCCGGTGCATTCGGGGACCCCACAGGGAGCACCCGTGCCTGATGGGTCCCCACATGGGACACCTGTGGCTGCTCCAAAGGTGCTATATGTGGAAACTGTCAACCTAAATGAAAAGGGGCAGGAGCAGAACTTTAATATGGAGAGCCACAACCATCAATCTTCCCGGAGGAGACCGGAAATTCGGAGCAGCCTTCGGCGTGGGTCCCAGCTGAGCCGCAAAAAAACATCG GACAATGCAGGTGTGGACCCTAAAGGTGTGCCGGTGCATTCGGAGACCCCACAGGGAGCACCCGTGCCTGATGGGTCCCCACATGGGACACCTGTGGCTGCTCCAAAGGTGCTATATGTGGAAACTGTCAACCTAAATGAAAAGGTGCAGGAGCAGAACTTTAATATGGAGAGCCACAACCATCAATCTTCCCGGAGGAGACCGGAAATTCGGAGCAGCCTTCGGCGTGGGTCCCAGCTGAGCCACAAAAAAACATCG GACAATGCAGGTGTGGACCTTAAAGGTGTGCCGGTGCATTCGGGGACCCCACAGGGAGCACCCGTGCCTGATGGGTCCCCACATGGGACACCTGTGGCTGCTCCAAAGGTGCTATATGTGGAAACTGTCAACCTAAATGAAAAGGTGCAGGAGCAGAACTTTAATATGGAGAGCCACAACCATCAATCTTCCCGGAGGAGACCGGAAATTCGGAGCAGCCTTCGGCGTGGGTCCCAGCTGAGCCACAAAAAAACATCG GACAATGCAGGTGTGGACCTTAAAGGTGTGCCGGTGCATTCGGGGACCCCACAGGTAGCACCCGTGCCTGATGGGTCCCCACATGGGACACCTGTGGCTGCTCCAAAGGTGCTATATATGGAAACTGACAACCTAAATGAAAAGACGCAGCAGCAGAACTTAAATCTGGAGAGCCACAATCATCAAGCTTCTCGGTGGACACCGGAAATTTGGAGCAGCCTTTGGTGTGGGTCCCAGCTGAGCCGGAAAAGAGCATTG GACAATGCAGGTGTGGACCCTAAAGGTGTGCCGGTGCATTTGGGGACCCCACAGGTAGCACCCGTGCCTGATGGGTCCCCACATGGGACACCTGTGGCTGCTCCAAAGGTGCTATATATGGAAACTGACAACCTAAATGAAAAGACGCAGCAGCAGAACTTAAATCTGGAGAGCCACAACCATCAAGCTTCTCGGAGGAGACCGGAAATTCGGAGCAGCCTTCGGCGTGGGTCCCAGCTGAGCCGCAAAAAAACATTG GACAATGCAGGTGTGGACCTTAAAGGTGTGCCGGTGCATTCGGGGACCCCAAAGGTAGCACCCGTGCCTGATGGGTCCCCACATGGGACACCTGTGGCTGCTCCAAAGGTGCTATATGTGGAAACTGTCAACCTAAATGAAAAGACGCAGCAGCAGAACTTAAATCTGGAGAGCCACAATCATCAAGCTTCTCGGAGGAGACCGGAAATTCGGAGCAGCCTTCGGCGTGGGTCCCAGCTGAGCCGCAAAAAAACATCG GACAATGCAGGTGTGGACCTTAAAGGTGTGCCGGTGCATTCGGGGACCCCACAGGTAGCACCCGTGCCTGATGGGTCCCCACATGGGACACCTGTGGCTGCTCCAAAGGTGCTATATATGGAAACTGACAACCTAAATGAAAAGACGCAGCAGCAGAACTTAAATCTAGAGAGCCACAACCATCAAGCTTCTCGGAGGAGACACGATATTCGGAGCAGCCTTCGGCGTGGGTCCCAGCTGAGCCGCAAAAAAACATCG GACAATGCAGGTGTGGACCTTAAAGGTGTGCCGGTGCATTCGGGGACCCCAAAGGTAGCACCCGTGCCTGATGGGTCCCCACATGGGACACCTGTGGCTGCTCCAAAGGTGCTATATGTGGAAACTGTCAACCTAAATGAAAAGACGCAGCAGCAGAACTTAAATCTGGAGAGCCACAACCATCAAGCTTCTCGGAGGAGACCGGAAATTCGGAGCAGCCTTCGGCGTGGGTCCCAGCTGAGCCGCAAAAAAACATCG GACAATGCAGGTGTGGACCTTAAAGGTGTGCCGGTGCATTCGGGGACCCCACAGGTAGCACCCGTGCCTGATGGGTCCCCACATGGGACACCTGTGGCTGCTCCAAAGGTGCTATATATGGAAACTGACAACCTAAATGAAAAGACGCAGCAGCAGAACTTAAATCTGGAGAGCCACAACCATCAAGCTTCTCGGAGGAGACCCGATATTCGGAGCAGCCTTCGGCGTGGGTCCCAGCTGAGCCGCAAAAAAACATTG GACAATGCAGGTGTGGACCCTAAAGGTGTGCCGGTGCATTTGGGGACCCCACAGGTAGCACCCGTGCCTGATGGGTCCTCACATGGGACACCTGTGGCTGCTCCAAAGGTGCTATATATGGAAACTGACAACCTAAATGAAAAGACGCAGCAGCAGCAGAATTTAAATCTGGAGAGCCACAACCATCAAGCTTCTCGGAGGAGACCGGAAATTCGGAGCAGCCTTCGGCGTGGGTCCCAGCTGAGCCGCAAAAAAACATCG GACAATGCAGGTGTGGACCTTAAAGGTGTGCCGGTGCATTCGGGGACCCCAAAGGTAGCACCCGTGCCTGATGGGTCCCCACATGGGACACCTGTGGCTGCTCCAAAGGTGCTATATGTGGAAACTGTCAACCTAAATGAAAAGACGCAGCAGCAGAACTTTAATCTGGAGAGCCACAACCATCAATCTTCTCGGTGGAGACCGGAAATTTGGAGCAGCCTTTGGCGTGGGTCCCAGCTGAGCCGGAAAAGAGCATTG GACAATGAAGGTGTGGACCAGTCACCCCCCAGAAAAAAGCAGCGCATGGCAATCGAAGTCAAGGTCCAACAGTCAGAGCAAGGCAGCTTAACGCAAATGGACCATTTATGTAGCATGTTCACAAACTTTTGTataatttcaaatatttaa
- the LOC125267456 gene encoding uncharacterized protein LOC125267456 isoform X7, whose translation MFTHLISSLSLYFIVSQLQIAYSHFTITSNIGIYWSMSTMPSIYSDELTMALAAGKWWAMVEIAFPISEEPEYGGMWGDLVEAQDTLCPTSLVFSDASEKAQRRSQHAGFSDATRKTTKRSRQKIAQGGSVPARSKQGASVPDWSPHGTPVAAPKDNAGVDPKGVPVHSGTPQRAPVPDWSPHGTPVAAPKDNVGLCQAPPQKLYVETHNLNEKMQQQNFNLESHNHQASRRRPEIRSSLRRGSQLSRKKTSDNAGVDPKGVPVHSGAPQVAPVPDGSPHGTPVAAPKVLYVETNNLNEKTEQQNFNLESHNHQASRRRPEIRSSLRRGSQLSRKTTSDNAGVDPKSVPVHSGTPQVAPVPDGSPHGTPVAAPKDNVGLCQAPPQKLYVETDNLNEKTQQQNFNLESHNHQASRRRPEIRSSLRRGSQLSRKKTSDNTGVDPKSVPVHSGAPQVAPVPDGSPHGTPVAAPKVLYVETNNLNEKTEQQNFNMESHNRQASRRRPEIRSSLRRGSQLSRKTTSDNAGVDPKSVPVHSGAPQVAPVPDGSPHGTPVAAPKVLYVETNNLNEKTEQQNFNLESHNHQASRRRPEIRSSLRRGSQLSRKTTSDNAGVDPKSVPVHSGTPQVAPVPDGSPHGTPVAAPKDNVGLCQAPPQKLYVETDNLNEKTQQQNFNLESHNHQASRRRPEIRSSLRRGSQLSRKKTSDNTGVDPKSVPVHSGAPQVAPVPDGSPHGTPVAAPKVLYVETNNLNEKTEQQNFNMESHNRQASRRRPEIRSSLRRGSQLSRKTTSDNAGVDPKSVPVHSGAPQVAPVPDGSPHGTPVAAPKVLYVETVNLNEKMQEQNLNLESHNHQASRRRPEIRSSLRRGSQLSRKKTSDNAGVDPKGVPVHSETPQGAPVPDGSPHGTPVAAPKVLYVETVNLNEKTQQQNLNLESHNHQASRRRPEIRSSLRRGSQLSRKKTLDNAGVDPKGVPVHLGTPQVAPVPDGSPHGTPVAAPKVLYMETDNLNEKTQQQNLNLESHNHQASRRRPEIRSSLRRGSQLSRKKTLDNAGVDLKGVPVHSGTPKVAPVPDGSPHGTPVAAPKVLYVETVNLNEKTQQQNLNLESHNHQASRRRPEIRSSLRRGSQLSRKKTSDNAGVDLKGVPVHSGTPQVAPVPDGSPHGTPVAAPKVLYMETDNLNEKTQQQNLNLESHNHQASRRRHDIRSSLRRGSQLSRKKTSDNAGVDLKGVPVHSGTPKVAPVPDGSPHGTPVAAPKVLYVETVNLNEKTQQQNLNLESHNHQASRRRPEIRSSLRRGSQLSRKKTSDNAGVDLKGVPVHSGTPQVAPVPDGSPHGTPVAAPKVLYMETDNLNEKTQQQNLNLESHNHQASRRRPDIRSSLRRGSQLSRKKTLDNAGVDPKGVPVHLGTPQVAPVPDGSSHGTPVAAPKVLYMETDNLNEKTQQQQNLNLESHNHQASRRRPEIRSSLRRGSQLSRKKTSDNAGVDLKGVPVHSGTPKVAPVPDGSPHGTPVAAPKVLYVETVNLNEKTQQQNFNLESHNHQSSRWRPEIWSSLWRGSQLSRKRALDNEGVDQSPPRKKQRMAIEVKVQQSEQGSLTQMDHLCSMFTNFCIISNI comes from the exons ATGTTTACTCATCTTATTTCTTCCCTTTCTCTTTATTTCATAGTTTCACAGTTACAGATTGCATATAGTCATTTCACCATCACATCAAACATTGGAATCTATTGGAGTATGTCAACCATGCCCAGTATTTATTCTGATGAGCTCACCATGGCCCTTGCTGCTGGAAAGTGGTGGGCGATGGTGGAAATTGCATTCCCTATATCCGAGGAGCCCGAGTATGGGGGCATGTGGGGGGATTTAGTGGAGGCTCAAGACACTTTATGCCCCACATCCCTGGTCTTCAGTGATGCATCTGAGAAGGCCCAGAGAAGGTCCCAGCACGCTGGCTTCTCAGATGCAACACGGAAGACCACAAAGCGGTCAAGGCAGAAGATTGCTCAGGGAGGCTCTGTCCCTGCCAGGTCCAAACAGGGAGCATCTGTGCCTGATTGGTCCCCACATGGGACACCTGTGGCTGCTCCAAAG GACAATGCAGGTGTGGACCCAAAAGGTGTGCCGGTGCATTCTGGGACCCCACAGCGAGCACCCGTGCCTGATTGGTCCCCACATGGGACACCTGTGGCTGCTCCAAAG GACAATGTAGGTCTGTGTCAGGCACCTCCACAAAAACTATATGTGGAAACTCACAACCTAAATGAAAAGATGCAGCAGCAGAACTTTAATCTGGAGAGCCACAACCATCAAGCTTCTCGGAGGAGACCGGAAATTCGGAGCAGCCTTCGGCGTGGGTCCCAGCTGAGCCGCAAAAAAACATCG GACAATGCAGGTGTGGACCCTAAAGGTGTGCCGGTGCATTCGGGGGCCCCACAGGTAGCACCCGTGCCTGATGGGTCCCCACATGGGACACCTGTGGCTGCTCCAAAGGTGCTATATGTGGAAACTAACAACCTAAATGAAAAGACTGAGCAGCAGAACTTTAATCTGGAGAGCCACAACCATCAAGCTTCTCGGAGGAGACCGGAAATTCGGAGCAGCCTTCGACGTGGGTCCCAGCTGAGCCGCAAAACAACATCG GACAATGCGGGTGTGGACCCTAAAAGTGTGCCGGTGCATTCGGGGACCCCACAGGTAGCACCCGTGCCTGATGGGTCCCCACATGGGACACCTGTGGCTGCTCCAAAG GACAATGTAGGTCTGTGTCAGGCACCTCCACAAAAACTATATGTGGAAACTGACAACCTAAATGAAAAGACGCAGCAGCAGAACTTTAATCTGGAGAGCCACAACCATCAAGCTTCTCGGAGGAGACCGGAAATTCGGAGCAGCCTTCGGCGTGGGTCCCAACTGAGTCGCAAAAAAACATCG GACAATACAGGTGTGGACCCTAAAAGTGTGCCGGTGCATTCGGGGGCCCCACAGGTAGCACCCGTGCCTGATGGGTCCCCACATGGGACACCTGTGGCTGCTCCAAAGGTGCTATATGTGGAAACTAACAACCTAAATGAAAAGACTGAGCAGCAGAACTTTAATATGGAGAGCCACAACCGTCAAGCTTCTCGGAGGAGACCGGAAATTCGGAGCAGCCTTCGGCGTGGGTCCCAGCTGAGCCGCAAAACAACATCG GACAATGCAGGTGTGGACCCTAAAAGTGTGCCGGTGCATTCGGGGGCCCCACAGGTAGCACCCGTGCCTGATGGGTCCCCACATGGGACACCTGTGGCTGCTCCAAAGGTGCTATATGTGGAAACTAACAACCTAAATGAAAAGACTGAGCAGCAGAACTTTAATCTGGAGAGCCACAACCATCAAGCTTCTCGGAGGAGACCGGAAATTCGGAGCAGCCTTCGACGTGGGTCCCAGCTGAGCCGCAAAACAACATCG GACAATGCGGGTGTGGACCCTAAAAGTGTGCCGGTGCATTCGGGGACCCCACAGGTAGCACCCGTGCCTGATGGGTCCCCACATGGGACACCTGTGGCTGCTCCAAAG GACAATGTAGGTCTGTGTCAGGCACCTCCACAAAAACTATATGTGGAAACTGACAACCTAAATGAAAAGACGCAGCAGCAGAACTTTAATCTGGAGAGCCACAACCATCAAGCTTCTCGGAGGAGACCGGAAATTCGGAGCAGCCTTCGGCGTGGGTCCCAACTGAGTCGCAAAAAAACATCG GACAATACAGGTGTGGACCCTAAAAGTGTGCCGGTGCATTCGGGGGCCCCACAGGTAGCACCCGTGCCTGATGGGTCCCCACATGGGACACCTGTGGCTGCTCCAAAGGTGCTATATGTGGAAACTAACAACCTAAATGAAAAGACTGAGCAGCAGAACTTTAATATGGAGAGCCACAACCGTCAAGCTTCTCGGAGGAGACCGGAAATTCGGAGCAGCCTTCGGCGTGGGTCCCAGCTGAGCCGCAAAACAACATCG GACAATGCAGGTGTGGACCCTAAAAGTGTGCCGGTGCATTCGGGGGCCCCACAGGTAGCACCCGTGCCTGATGGGTCCCCACATGGGACACCTGTGGCTGCTCCAAAGGTGCTATATGTGGAAACTGTCAACCTAAATGAAAAGATGCAGGAGCAGAACTTAAATCTGGAGAGCCACAACCATCAAGCTTCTCGGAGGAGACCGGAAATTCGGAGCAGCCTTCGGCGTGGGTCCCAGCTGAGCCGCAAAAAAACATCG GACAATGCAGGTGTGGACCCTAAAGGTGTGCCGGTGCATTCAGAGACCCCACAGGGAGCACCCGTGCCTGATGGGTCCCCACATGGGACACCTGTGGCTGCTCCAAAGGTGCTATATGTGGAAACTGTCAACCTAAATGAAAAG ACGCAGCAGCAGAACTTAAATCTGGAGAGCCACAACCATCAAGCTTCTCGGAGGAGACCGGAAATTCGGAGCAGCCTTCGGCGTGGGTCCCAGCTGAGCCGCAAAAAAACATTG GACAATGCAGGTGTGGACCCTAAAGGTGTGCCGGTGCATTTGGGGACCCCACAGGTAGCACCCGTGCCTGATGGGTCCCCACATGGGACACCTGTGGCTGCTCCAAAGGTGCTATATATGGAAACTGACAACCTAAATGAAAAGACGCAGCAGCAGAACTTAAATCTGGAGAGCCACAACCATCAAGCTTCTCGGAGGAGACCGGAAATTCGGAGCAGCCTTCGGCGTGGGTCCCAGCTGAGCCGCAAAAAAACATTG GACAATGCAGGTGTGGACCTTAAAGGTGTGCCGGTGCATTCGGGGACCCCAAAGGTAGCACCCGTGCCTGATGGGTCCCCACATGGGACACCTGTGGCTGCTCCAAAGGTGCTATATGTGGAAACTGTCAACCTAAATGAAAAGACGCAGCAGCAGAACTTAAATCTGGAGAGCCACAATCATCAAGCTTCTCGGAGGAGACCGGAAATTCGGAGCAGCCTTCGGCGTGGGTCCCAGCTGAGCCGCAAAAAAACATCG GACAATGCAGGTGTGGACCTTAAAGGTGTGCCGGTGCATTCGGGGACCCCACAGGTAGCACCCGTGCCTGATGGGTCCCCACATGGGACACCTGTGGCTGCTCCAAAGGTGCTATATATGGAAACTGACAACCTAAATGAAAAGACGCAGCAGCAGAACTTAAATCTAGAGAGCCACAACCATCAAGCTTCTCGGAGGAGACACGATATTCGGAGCAGCCTTCGGCGTGGGTCCCAGCTGAGCCGCAAAAAAACATCG GACAATGCAGGTGTGGACCTTAAAGGTGTGCCGGTGCATTCGGGGACCCCAAAGGTAGCACCCGTGCCTGATGGGTCCCCACATGGGACACCTGTGGCTGCTCCAAAGGTGCTATATGTGGAAACTGTCAACCTAAATGAAAAGACGCAGCAGCAGAACTTAAATCTGGAGAGCCACAACCATCAAGCTTCTCGGAGGAGACCGGAAATTCGGAGCAGCCTTCGGCGTGGGTCCCAGCTGAGCCGCAAAAAAACATCG GACAATGCAGGTGTGGACCTTAAAGGTGTGCCGGTGCATTCGGGGACCCCACAGGTAGCACCCGTGCCTGATGGGTCCCCACATGGGACACCTGTGGCTGCTCCAAAGGTGCTATATATGGAAACTGACAACCTAAATGAAAAGACGCAGCAGCAGAACTTAAATCTGGAGAGCCACAACCATCAAGCTTCTCGGAGGAGACCCGATATTCGGAGCAGCCTTCGGCGTGGGTCCCAGCTGAGCCGCAAAAAAACATTG GACAATGCAGGTGTGGACCCTAAAGGTGTGCCGGTGCATTTGGGGACCCCACAGGTAGCACCCGTGCCTGATGGGTCCTCACATGGGACACCTGTGGCTGCTCCAAAGGTGCTATATATGGAAACTGACAACCTAAATGAAAAGACGCAGCAGCAGCAGAATTTAAATCTGGAGAGCCACAACCATCAAGCTTCTCGGAGGAGACCGGAAATTCGGAGCAGCCTTCGGCGTGGGTCCCAGCTGAGCCGCAAAAAAACATCG GACAATGCAGGTGTGGACCTTAAAGGTGTGCCGGTGCATTCGGGGACCCCAAAGGTAGCACCCGTGCCTGATGGGTCCCCACATGGGACACCTGTGGCTGCTCCAAAGGTGCTATATGTGGAAACTGTCAACCTAAATGAAAAGACGCAGCAGCAGAACTTTAATCTGGAGAGCCACAACCATCAATCTTCTCGGTGGAGACCGGAAATTTGGAGCAGCCTTTGGCGTGGGTCCCAGCTGAGCCGGAAAAGAGCATTG GACAATGAAGGTGTGGACCAGTCACCCCCCAGAAAAAAGCAGCGCATGGCAATCGAAGTCAAGGTCCAACAGTCAGAGCAAGGCAGCTTAACGCAAATGGACCATTTATGTAGCATGTTCACAAACTTTTGTataatttcaaatatttaa